A part of Amycolatopsis camponoti genomic DNA contains:
- a CDS encoding NCS1 family nucleobase:cation symporter-1 yields MAPTPADQRVHDDGRVELDPADVGSLEGSRFFNEELAPVPVAKRTWTTYNYFALWMGMAHNIPSYALAASLIALGMNWVQALITITIGNLVVLAPMLLNSHAGTKYGIPFPVFARAFYGLRGANLAALLRAFIACGWFGIQTWVGGEAIYVILGRLLGSWWRDAPEIAGQHWTLWLSFVVFWIGQMLIIWRGMEAVRRFENWTAPLVSVGFLIMLGYVLVKAGGLGPILSDGGKLGWGPDFWKVFAPSLMAMIAFWSTLSLNMPDFTRFGGSQRKQVRGQILGLPTTMTFIAIVAILTTSGGHVLYGEDIWDPAQLADRFTSPVVVVVALVALVLATISANLAANVVSPSYDFSNAFPKKITFAIGGGITGVIGVLIQPWRLYSDPNIYIFAWLGFYGGLLGAVAGVLVAGYWVIARTRLRLKDLYTPDGVYWFSGGWNWRALVATLVGAVLAVGGAYSAADTGPFPDGGLIPFLKPLYDYNWVVGFVGAFVVFAALSMSTNKEEASERRPSRIDPAAVDG; encoded by the coding sequence ATGGCGCCGACACCCGCAGACCAGCGCGTGCACGACGACGGCCGGGTCGAGCTCGACCCCGCCGACGTCGGGTCTCTCGAAGGCAGCCGGTTCTTCAACGAGGAGCTGGCCCCCGTCCCCGTGGCGAAACGCACCTGGACCACCTACAACTACTTCGCGCTCTGGATGGGGATGGCCCACAACATCCCCAGCTACGCCTTGGCCGCGTCGCTCATCGCGCTCGGCATGAACTGGGTGCAGGCGCTGATCACGATCACGATCGGCAACCTGGTCGTCCTGGCGCCGATGCTGCTCAACAGCCACGCCGGCACGAAGTACGGCATCCCGTTCCCGGTGTTCGCCCGCGCCTTCTACGGCCTGCGCGGCGCCAACCTGGCCGCGTTGCTGCGCGCGTTCATCGCGTGCGGCTGGTTCGGCATCCAGACGTGGGTAGGCGGCGAGGCCATCTACGTCATCCTCGGGCGCCTGCTCGGCTCGTGGTGGCGCGACGCACCGGAGATCGCCGGGCAGCACTGGACGCTCTGGCTGTCCTTCGTGGTCTTCTGGATCGGCCAGATGCTGATCATCTGGCGCGGCATGGAGGCGGTCCGCCGGTTCGAGAACTGGACGGCGCCGCTGGTGTCGGTCGGCTTCCTGATCATGCTGGGCTACGTGCTGGTCAAGGCGGGCGGGCTCGGCCCGATCCTGTCCGACGGCGGCAAGCTCGGCTGGGGCCCGGACTTCTGGAAGGTGTTCGCGCCGTCGCTGATGGCGATGATCGCGTTCTGGTCGACGCTCTCGCTGAACATGCCGGACTTCACGCGGTTCGGCGGCAGCCAGCGCAAGCAGGTCCGCGGCCAGATCCTCGGCCTGCCGACGACCATGACGTTCATCGCGATCGTCGCCATCCTGACCACGTCGGGCGGGCACGTCCTCTACGGCGAGGACATCTGGGACCCGGCGCAGCTGGCCGACAGGTTCACCAGCCCGGTCGTGGTCGTCGTGGCGCTGGTCGCGCTGGTGCTCGCGACGATCTCGGCGAACCTCGCGGCCAACGTCGTCAGCCCGTCCTACGACTTCTCGAACGCCTTCCCGAAGAAGATCACCTTCGCGATCGGCGGCGGGATCACCGGCGTCATCGGCGTCCTGATCCAGCCGTGGCGCCTCTACTCCGACCCGAACATCTACATCTTCGCCTGGCTCGGCTTCTACGGCGGCCTGCTCGGCGCGGTCGCCGGCGTGCTCGTCGCCGGGTACTGGGTGATCGCCCGCACGAGGCTCAGGTTGAAGGACCTCTACACACCCGATGGGGTGTATTGGTTCAGCGGCGGCTGGAACTGGCGGGCGCTGGTCGCCACGCTGGTGGGAGCCGTATTGGCGGTAGGAGGCGCCTACAGCGCCGCTGATACCGGCCCGTTCCCCGACGGCGGCCTGATCCCGTTCCTCAAGCCGCTTTACGACTACAACTGGGTGGTCGGCTTCGTCGGCGCGTTCGTCGTCTTCGCCGCCCTGTCCATGTCCACGAACAAGGAGGAAGCAAGTGAGCGTCGTCCGAGCCGGATTGATCCAGCAGCGGTGGACGGGTGA